Below is a window of Caldalkalibacillus uzonensis DNA.
AGGCGCATTCCCTGTTTTGCCAGCCCTTTTCCTTACAGGGGCGTTATGTGATTGCCGGGGAGCTGCACAGCATGCTGCCAGTATTGGCCGCCCTGCTGTACTGTTGGCAGCCTGAGCGCAGAATTGCCTACATCATGGACGATCAAGCTGCCCTGCATATTGGGTTTAGTGACCACATCCGCCGACTGCAAAAACAGGTCAGGCTGACCACGATTACATACGGCCAGGCGGTGGGTGGAGATGTAGAGACCGTCAATGTGTATACGGCCCTGGAAGCGGCAGTCAAGGTGGTTGGTGCCGATGATATTATCATCACTCAGGGACCGGGTGTTGTCGGCACACGCACTATCCGAGGGTTTAGTGGCATGCAGCTGGCCCACTGGATCCATGTCATTGCCACTAGCGGAGGAGTGCCAGTGGTGATTCCTCGTATTCAGTGGGGTGATCAGCGCAGCCGGCACAAGGGACTAAGCGAGCATACCCGCTATCCCCTGTTAGCACACACGTTGGCTAAAGCCTGTATTCCCTATCCTACCCAGATAAGTACCTACTACGAAGACGGGCGGATTTCCGATGAGATCCTTGAAGAGCAGATGAACCAACTGCGGGAGAAGCATGAGGTCATTCCCATACCTGTGTACCATTTTCACCGCGAATTGGAAGAGGCCTTGCAATGGTACGGCACGGTGAAGACAATGGGGAGATCGTACGCAGATGATCCCTCCTTTTTTGCCGCAGTAGGCGCCGTATTTCATTTTTACCGTTCATCTGGTAAGATGACTAATGATACTTGAACATGATGGAGGAATTATAAGTGAAACCTTTTTATGAAAAAACCATACACACCAAGCCGATTTTCCAGGGGCGAATGATTTCCCTGCAGGTTGATGAAGTAGAATTGCCCAATGGACAAACCAGTACACGGGAAGTAGTGAAACATCCCGGTGCAGTGGCTGTCATGCCTTTTACCACTGACGGGAGAATGGTGGTGGTCAGGCAGTTCCGCAAGCCTCTGGAGAAGGAGATCTATGAGATCCCAGCCGGCAAACTGGAAAAAGGGGAGGATCCCGCCTCCTGTGCGTTGAGGGAATTGGAGGAAGAGACAGGTTTTGCGGCGGAGAGCTTGCAACTGGTCACCTCCTTTTATACTTCCCCCGGCTTTGCGGACGAGCTTTTGTATATTTTTGAGGCCACTGGTTTAACACAGGGGAAGGTGCATCCTGATGAAGATGAATTTGTGGAGGCGCAGCTGATCAGTTTGGAGGAAGGGCTGGAGCTGATGGCCGCCGAGCAAATTCATGATGCCAAAACTGTATTTGCCTTAATGTATTGGCAGAATAAACGTTTAAAGGCACAGCTGGGCAAGTAGGGACTGGGTGAATGAGATGGGTGAACAGACGATTTTTGCTGATCTTCATATTCATATTGGCCGGACCAAAACAGCTAAACAGGTGAAAATAGCGGCTTCCGGCCACATGACCATTAGTGCGGTGCTAAAAGAGGCCTCAACTCGTAAAGGGCTTGATATGATTGGCGTGATTGACTGCCATGTACCTGAGGTGTTGGCCGAATTGAAGCAGCTGATCAGGGAGGGGAGGGCGGAGTCACTCTCAGGGGGCGGCATTCGTTACGGACGGACGACGCTGATCTTGGGCACGGAAATGGAAATCTGGGATGAATCTTGCAGGGGGCCTATTCATGTGTTGTGCTATCTGCCTACACTGGAGGTGATGACACGATTCAGCACCTGGATGAGCAAGTACCAAAAAAACATGACCCTCAGCTCACAGCGCAGTTATGTCAGCATGCGAGAGCTGCAACAGGAAGTGAGGGCACTGGAAGGGCTGTTTGTGCCCGCTCATGTCTTTACCCCTTACAAAAGCGTCTATGGCAGAGGGGTAGAGACTTTTATGGGGGAAGTCATGGATCTGGAGTTGGTGGATGGGATTGAATTGGGACTTAGTTCAGACAGCAACATGGCAGATCAATTGCCTGAACTCCATTCATTTACATTTCTAACCAATTCCGATGCCCATTCCCTGCCTAAGATTGGCCGGGAATATCAACAGTTGCAGGTGAACGAAGCGGATTTTGCCCATCTGAAGAAAGCTTTGCGCAGGGAGGATAACCAGCGGGTGATAGCCAATTATGGTCTTGATCCAAAATTGGGCAAATATCACCGGGAAGTGAGCCAGCGTTTACACCAATTGGCTGCTGGTCAGCAATCAGCCATTCTAAATTCACCCGCTCCAGGCACAACGGGGGACCATCCTCCACATCGGCCGCCATACATCTATCAGGTGCCCCTTGAGTTTATCCCTGGTCTGGGACCCAAGCGCTTGCAAAAATTAATCAATGTGTTTGGTTCAGAGATGAACGTCATCCATTACGCATCGATAGACCAGTTACAGCAGTGGATTCCCACTGAAGTGGCAAATATGATTGTACAAGCCAGAGCGGGACAAGCTGCCATTGTTAGCGGGGGAGGAGGTAGATACGGAAAGGTGTCATATACCGGGGAGGAGGCACATAGGATAGAGTAAACCGATGTGAGGAGGCCCCGGGATGAAGCAAAGAATAGGACAAGTTATTTGGAACCATGTTCAAGAGCACTCCGCTTTATATCTGTTCATCGTTGTGCTGTTTGTCATGGGTATTATATTTGGGACACTGACTGTGCAAAGTTTGGGCTATGCCCAGCAGCATGATTTATATACTTACTTTCAGCAGTTTCTTGACGAGTTTGCCAGGAATAACATTGTGGACCCAGGCTATGCTTTTTACCAGAACTTCATTCACTACTTGAAGTACGTGGGGATTATCTGGGTGCTGGGCTTATCTATTATCGGTTTGCCTGTCATTTTAATCATGGTTTTTTTAAAGGGTGTGTTTGTTGGCTTCACTGTCGGTTTTCTGGTTCATCAAATGGGCATGAAAGGGTTTATGTTTTCCTTTGTGTCCGTGATTCCGCAGAATATGATTGTGGTCCCTTTAATTTTGATGATGAGCGTGATCAGCATTTCCTTTTCTCTGAAATTGATCGCCCACCTTTTCAGGCAAAACAGAACCTATCAAAAGCTCAGTCTGGCCAAATATATCGGTGCAATGGCTATAGCCGCCGCCGTCCTGCTTATAGTTGCTTTGTTCCAAACCTATCTCTCTCCTCTCCTGATGAGAGGATTACTGTAGCTTAAAGTTTTCAGCTGTTTATTTGACGTGCAGGGCTGCCTCTTCTATAATAAGGAACAGGATAAGCCTTCTGGGGAGGGGTATCTACGTGGAAGACCGTATCGAGCGCATCAAGCAGCACTTGCACTCCCATAACTATAAATTGACGCCTCAACGGGAGGCGACTGTTCGTGTTCTACTTGAACATGAGGACGATCATCTGAGCGCGGAAGATGTTTACCTGTTGGTCAAGGAGAAGGCACCGGAAATTGGTTTGGCCACTGTTTATCGAACATTAGAGCTGTTGAGTGACCTGAAAATTATCCATAAATTGAATTTCGGCGATGGTGTGGCCCGCTACGAATTCCGGGAAGAAGGAGCGGAGCGTCATCACCATCATTTAATTTGCGTTCAGTGCGGGGCTGTGGATGAAATAATGGAAGATCTCTTGCAAAATGTAGAGCATAAAGTGGAAGAAGATTTTCAGTTTAAAATCCTGGATCACCGTTTAATCTTCCATGGTATTTGCCATCGCTGTCAACAGGAAAACAATCAACCGCTCCCAGAGGCAGAACAAACTAAACCTGCGAAAGCAAAGGGTTAGGGTTAGACTAGACAAGCAGCACTCTAAGGCTATTGAGTTCAATAGCCTTTTTTGCTTTGGAGGTTTAGACGGTCAAGAAGATAGATATATGAAAATGGGTTTCTGCTGTATGAATTGGGCCTCTTGTTCGCATCCTACCTCATAAAGGGAGGTCTGTGTGATGATTATTGGTGTGCCCAAAGAGATCAAAAACAATGAGAACCGCGTGGCCTTGTCCCCCGCAGGTGTCCAAGCGCTGGTCAAAGCGGGCCATCGCGTCATGATGGAAAATAATGCAGGTCTGGGGAGCGGTTTTACCAATGAGCACTATGAAGAAGCTGGTGCTGAAATTGTACATACAGCTCAAGATGTATGGGGCATGGCAGACATGGTCATGAAGGTGAAGGAACCACTTCCTGAAGAGTACGCCTTTTTCCGTCCCGGCCTGGTGTTGTTTACTTACTTGCACTTGGCAGCAGAAGAGACCTTGACCAAAGCATTGTTGGAAAAGAGAGTGACGGCCATTGCTTACGAAACCATTCAGTTGGCTGATCGCTCACTGCCTCTTTTAACCCCTATGTCAGAAGTGGCGGGACGGATGTCGGTACAGGTCGGCATTCAATTCCTGGAGAAGCCAAAAGGGGGAAAAGGGATCCTGGTCGGCGGCGTTCCCGGGGTCAGTCCGGGCCGGGTGGTGATTATCGGCGGCGGGGTTGTTGGAACCAACGCAGCAAAGATGGCGATGGGGTTGGGTGCGCAAGTGACCATTCTGGATATTAACCCAGAGCGCTTACGGGAGTTGGATGATTTGTACGGCGGACGGCTGCAGACCCTGATGTCCAACAGCTACAATATTGAAACGGCTGTGAAACAAGCGGACCTGGTCATTGGTGCCGTTTTGATTCCGGGAGCTAGAGCCCCCAAGCTGGTCACGGAGGACATGGTTAAACAGATGAGTCCCGGTTCGGTGATTGTAGATGTGGCCATAGATCAAGGTGGATCGATCGAAACGATTGACCGGGTCACCACCCACAGCGATCCGACTTATGTCAAACATGGGGTGGTTCACTATGCTGTGGCCAATATGCCCGGGGCGGTGCCCAGAACGTCCACAATCGCCCTGACCAATGTGACAGTGCCCTATGCACTGAAAATCGCCAGCCTGGGACCTGGAGCGGCGATTAAACAGGACCCTGCTTTGGCTTTAGGTGTTAACGCGGTTAATGGCGCCTTGACGTATCAAGCAGTGGCTGAAGCACACCAGCTGCCGTATACGCCTTTGGATAAAGCGATAGGTTGAGACCTTGGCACTTTTGAAGGGGTCACATCCTGTATGGCCCTTTCTTTTTTGTGTACAGAATGTATGAAAGGAGAACTTGGTGGCATACCTTCTAATAGAGGAGGGATGTCCATGCGGGAATCCTATATGCGCTTGGTGGATGTGATCAAGATTATGGCGGTTTTTGCTGCTTTGACCCTTTTTTTTTATGTGATCATCGTCTGGGTGGCCGATGCCCTGGAGCAGCACAGTGAGGAGGAGAGACCCAAGGGACGGGCGGTGAAGGTTTTTGACCCTCAGCGGGAAGAATCGATGCAATCTTTTCATGACGTGAAACAGCGTTTGATGTTTTTCTATTGGTTTGGTGAATAGGAGCAGGAATATGCTCGTTTGTGTCGAAGCATATCTAAGCGAGGTTAGGCAGGAAATATAAAGGAGCAGGGTCAATGAAAGAGGAATTGGATGCTTTTTTACACTATTTGCTTGTTGAAAAAGGATTATCCGCCAACACTATCGACTCTTACCGCCGGGATTTGACACGTTTTCTCTCTTCTTTGACCAAACAAAGCTGCCTCACCCCCGGCGACGTCAAGCGGGAGCATATTTTATCCTTTTTGCTGGAGTTGCGTAAGGAAGGCAAGGCCGATGCCACTATTAACCGCCATCTCTCAGCGATCCGTACTTTTTTCCGCTTTTTAATTCACGATGAAAAATGCGCCTACGACCCTTCCGCCCACATTGAAACGCCCAAAATGGAAAAAAAATTGCCCCAGGTTCTGTCTGTCAGTGAAGTGGAGCGCTTGTTACAGGCACCTTCATCTTCGACGCCTTTCGGGCAGCGTGACCAAGCCATGCTGGAAGTGCTTTATGCCACAGGCATCCGGGTCAGTGAGTTGATCTCCCTGCGCCTGGACGATGTCCATTTGCAAATGGGGTTTATTAAGTGTATGGGCAAGGGATCCAAAGAAAGAATTATCCCCTTGGGACAAGAGGCAGTAAATGCCTTAGCCCATTATATTAATAACGGGCGACGCAAACTGGATAAGAGCAAGCGGGAAAAGGTTCTGTTCCTTAATCATCACGGTAAGCCGCTCTCAAGACAGGGGTTTTGGAAAATCATTAAAAAATATGCTGCCCAGGCCGGCATTAAGAAAGAAATTACCCCTCATACGTTGCGACACTCTTTTGCCACCCATCTTTTGGAGAACGGAGCTGATCTTAGGGCTGTTCAGGAAATGCTGGGCCATGCGGATATCTCCACCACCCAAATTTATACACATGTCACTAAAGTGCGCCTGAAAGATGTTTATTCCCAAGCCCATCCCCGTGCTTAAGGACGGCAGAAACAGGAAGCTAATTGTGTACAGAGGAGGCAGCAACGTGAACGCATACCGACGGATCTTTTTGATTGTCTTGGACAGTGTAGGAATCGGAGCCATGCCTGATGCAGAGCAGTTTGGCGATGAAGGAGCCCACACCCTGGGTCATATTGCTGAGCATCTGGGAGGCTTACATATGCCTAATATGCAAAAATTGGGTCTGGGGAATATAGAGCCGGTCAAAGGTATTCCTGCAGCCAGCCAGCCCTTGGCTGCCTATGGCCGCATGCAGGAAGCATCTGCGGGCAAAGATACCATGACCGGCCATTGGGAAATAATGGGGCTCCGGGTTGATGTCCCTTTCCGTACCTTTACCGAAACCGGATTCCCTGCGGAACTGATCAGTGAATTTGAGCAACGGGTTGGACGCAAGGTGATTGGCAACAAAGCGGCCTCAGGAACAGAAATTATTAAAGAGTTGGGCGAAGAGCATATGCGTACAGGTCACTTAATTGTGTACACCTCGGCGGATAGTGTTTTCCAGATTGCGGCCCATGAAGAAGTTGTGCCGTTAGAGGAATTGTACCGGATTTGTGAGGTGGCCCGGGAATTGACCAAGGATGAGCCGTATATGCTGGGCCGTGTCATTGCCCGTCCGTTTACCGGGCAGCCGGGCCAGTTTGAGCGGACGGCTAACCGGCGGGACTACGCCTTGAAACCGTTTGGTCCCACCGTAATGAACTTTTTGCAAGAGGCAGGATATGATGTGATTGCCCTGGGCAAAATCAGTGATATTTATGACAATGAGGGTGTCACCAAAGCGATTAAGACCAAATCCAACATGGATGGTCTGGATAAGTTAGTGGCCAGCCAGGCTGAGGATTTCCATGGTCTGAGCTTTCTTAACCTCGTTGATTTTGATGCGGTGTATGGTCATCGCCGTGATCCTGAAGGCTACGGCCAAGCCTTGGAAGCCTTTGATGCACGTCTGCCAGAAGTCTTGGAGAGACTGAAGGAAAGTGATCTGTTAATGATTACTGCGGATCATGGTAATGATCCCACCCATCACGGCACAGACCATACCAGGGAATATGTCCCCTTGTTATGCTACTCTCCTTCATTTAAGCGGGGACTTGATCTTGGTCTGCGGAAGACCTTTAGTGATGTGGGGGCCACTATTGCCGATAACTTCGGGGTCCGCCAGCCGCAGCACGGCAGCAGTTTCTTAACCGATTTACATTCGATCAGGAGGGAGACATAAATGCGGGAAACTTATGCACAAGCTGTTGATTATCTGCAGGAGAAACTGAACATTAAGCCTGAGATCGGCCTGATCTTGGGCTCTGGTCTGGGCGTATTAGCCGCTGAAATTGAAAATCCGGTCAAAATTCCCTACAGCGAGATTCCTGGTTTTCCGGAATCGACAGTGGCTGGTCATGCCGGGCAGTTGGTGGCCGGTAAGTTGGAGGGGCGCCCGGTGCTGGCTATGCAAGGCCGCTTCCATTATTATGAGGGATACGACTTGCAACTGGTTACCTTACCGGTACGGGTGATGAAGAAGCTGGGTGTTGCCAAACTGGTTGTGACCAATGCAGCGGGAGGCATTAACCCCGATTTTTCACCTGGGGATTTGATGCTAATTGAGAGTCATATTAATTTCACGTTCCAAAATCCATTAATCGGACCCAACGATGATGAGCTGGGTCCCCGCTTTCCGGATATGTCCCAGGCTTATACTCCCCTTTTGCGCGAGAAGGCTGAAAAGGTAGCTGCCGAACTGGGTATTCCGCTGCAAAAGGGTGTATATGTGGGTGTGACAGGTCCCAGCTATGAAACGCCGGCTGAAATCCGTATGTTCCGCAAACTGGGGGCCGATGCAGTGGGCATGTCTACCGTACCGGAAGTGATTGTGGCCGCCCACAGCGGCTTAGAGGTGCTGGGCATTTCCTGCATTTCCAATATGGCTGCAGGTATCCTGGATCAACCTTTGTCCCATGAAGAAGTGATGGAGACAGCTGAACGTGTCAAGGAAACATTTTTAACCTTGGTCAAAGGCATCGTCAAACAACTTTAGTCTATGATTTTTTAGTTCAATGGTGGAGGGATCAACATGGAACGCTTGGTAAAAATAAGGGAAGCCGTTCAATATATCAAAAATAAGTGTGACCTGAGTCCGGAGATCGGTTTGATCCTGGGTTCCGGTTTGGGAGATTTGGCTGAGGAAATTGAACAGGCCGTACATATTGATTATGGGGATATTCCTCACTTTCCTGTTTCCACGGTGGCTGGCCATGCCGGCCGTTTAGTGCTTGGCCAACTGCGGGGCAAAGCGGTGGTGGCCATGCAGGGGCGCTTTCACTACTATGAAGGGTATACCATGCAGGAAGTCGTCTTTCCTGTCTATGTCATGAAGCAGCTTGGGGTAAAATTGCTGGTGGTGACCAACGCCTGTGGTGGCATGAACCGGGCTTTTTCTCCCGGTGACCTGATGATTATTACCGACCACATTAATTTTACAGGGAATAACCCGCTGATCGGTCCCAATCACGAAGAGCTGGGTCCCCGCTTTCCTGATATGTCCCAAGCGTACACCCCTGAACTGGTGGCATTTGTGGAGGAGACAGCCCGCAAACTGGGCATTAAGGTGCAAAAAGGTGTCTATGCCGGGATTAGCGGACCCAACTACATGACACCGGCCGAACTGACCATGCTGGCCAACTTGGGTGGTGATGCGGTGGGCATGTCCACCGTGCCGGAAGTGATTGCGGCCAGCCACACCGGCCTGAAGGTGATTGGTATTTCCTGTGTTACTGATATGGCCATCGGCAGTGAGCTGGAACCGCTCACCCATGAGCAAGTGGTGGAAGTGGCTAATCAGACTAAACCGAAGTTTATTTCGCTGGTTAAAGAGATTGTAGGTAAGGTGAATCTGTCATGAGAATGGTGGACCTCATTCAAAAAAAGCGAGATGGTCACGCTTTAAGTGAAGCTGAGATTAATTTTATCATTGAAGGCTATACACAAGGCACCATTCCTGATTATCAGCTGTCGGCCCTGGCCATGGCCATCTATTTTCAAGGCATGAACAGTAAAGAGACGTCCCACTTAACCATGGCCATGGTCAAGTCAGGTGATACGATTGATTTATCTCCCATTAAGGGAATCAAAGTGGATAAACATTCCACCGGCGGGGTGGGGGACAAAACAAGCTTGATCGTAGCTCCGCTGGTGGCTACGGTGGGGGTGCCGGTGGCCAAAATGTCCGGCCGGGGATTGGGTCACACCGGAGGCACCATTGACAAACTGGAGTCCATCGATGGATTTCGAACGGAACTCTCTGCTGAAGAGTTTATCCGCAATGTGAACGAGATTAAATTGGCTTTGGTGGGGCAAAGCGGCAACCTGGCTCCCGCGGACAAAAAGTTATATGCCCTCCGGGATGTAACAGCTACAGTCAACTCCATTCCCCTTATCGCCAGCTCCATCATGAGTAAAAAGCTTGCCTCTGGCGCGGATGCCATTGTCTTGGATGTCAAAACAGGCTCAGGGGCCTTCATGAAAGATTTAGAAGATGCCAGAGCCTTGGCCAAAGCCATGGTCTCCATTGGCAAAGAACTGAAGCGCCAAACGATCGCCCTGATTACAGACATGAATCAGCCTCTCGGCTATGAGGTGGGCAATGCCAACGAAGTGCGTGAAGCGATTGAAGTGTTAAGAGGGGAAGGAGAAGCAGGGTTAACCACCTTGTGTTTAACCATTGCCGCTCATATGACTGTGGCTGGAAAAATATATCCAAACTTTGACAGTGCTTATGCTGAACTGGACAAGGTACTGAGATCCGGCCAGGCCTTGGAAACGTTCAAGCGCTTTGTTGAGGCTCAAGGGGGCAATCCTGATCAGATCGATCATCCGGAAAGATTACCCCAGTCAACCTATCATCTTGAATTAGAGGCAGAAGAAGACGGGTTTATCAGCAAGATTGATGCGGAGGCCGTCGGGGTTGCCGCCATGCTGTTGGGGGCTGGGCGGACCACCAAAGATGACACCATTGATCATGCAGTGGGCATCACCTTGCGCAAAAAAGTAGGTGACCCTGTTCAAAAGGGTGAAGTGTTGGCTGTTTTGCACAGTAATGATGAAGAGCCGACAGGAAGCCTGGAACGCTTGAAGCGGGCCATTTCCATCGGCCAAGAAAAAGTGAACAAGCTGCCGCTGATTTACGATGTCATCCACTAGACATCAGGCAAAAGCCAGGCCGGCCTGCAACCAGGTGCAGCCTGGCCTTTTTTATTTTCCGAAGAGGAATATCTTGCTAAAGTTTTGGCGACAATGGGGAATAAAAGAATGGAGGGAGTTTATGAAAGGAAAGGTTGCACTCACACTTGTTTGCCTACTACTTGTGCACTGTTTGGTTTTCAACGATGCTCTTATAGCCTCGGCTGAAGAGAGCAATGTGGATTTGGCACCTGAGGCAAAATCGGCCATTCTCATGGATATGGATACAGGAACTGTCATCTATGAAAAGGATGCCGACTTGCGTTTGCCTCCTGCCAGTATCACCAAAATCATGACCATGCTCCTGGTAATGGAAGCAATTGAGTCTGGAGAGCTGAACTGGTCCGATAAAGTGAGAACCAGCGAACGGGCTGCATCAATGGGTGGCTCCCAGATTTTTCTGGAAGCAGGGGAGGAAATGACCGTTGAAGACCTGATGAAGGGTATTGCCATTGCTTCAGGCAATGATGCTACTGTGGCCATTGCCGAACATATTGCCGGAACCGAAGAAAATTTTGTGCGCATGATGAATGAGAAAGCAAAACAATTGGGCTTGGAGAACACCCATTTTGCCAACACAAACGGCCTTCCGGCAGATCATCATTATACTTCAGCCAGGGATATCGCCATTATGTCCAGGGCCTTATTAAAATATGAGGACATAACCCGCCTGACAAGTTTATATGAAGATTATTTGCGCCAGGATACAGACCGGCCGTTCTGGTTAGTAAACACCAACCGGCTGGTCAAATTCTACAAGGGCATGGACGGGCTGAAAACAGGTTACACCAGTGAGGCCAAGTACTGCCTGGCTGCTACGGCCAAGCGGGGAGACATGCGCATGATTGCCGTTGTAATGGGCACGCCCACCCCAAAAGTGAGAAATAAAAACGTGGTACAAATGCTAGATTATGCCTTTAACCACTACCAGACCCATCCCATCT
It encodes the following:
- a CDS encoding D-alanyl-D-alanine carboxypeptidase family protein, which codes for MKGKVALTLVCLLLVHCLVFNDALIASAEESNVDLAPEAKSAILMDMDTGTVIYEKDADLRLPPASITKIMTMLLVMEAIESGELNWSDKVRTSERAASMGGSQIFLEAGEEMTVEDLMKGIAIASGNDATVAIAEHIAGTEENFVRMMNEKAKQLGLENTHFANTNGLPADHHYTSARDIAIMSRALLKYEDITRLTSLYEDYLRQDTDRPFWLVNTNRLVKFYKGMDGLKTGYTSEAKYCLAATAKRGDMRMIAVVMGTPTPKVRNKNVVQMLDYAFNHYQTHPIYKKGDILDEVTVDKGAQTKMKLVAPYQISVLTRKGESVDQFTTSIQKPEFVSAPVKMGDVLGQVLIEKDGRIESEMDIVATEEMPRATFWQLLKRTSAALFSVTP